From the genome of Prunus persica cultivar Lovell chromosome G8, Prunus_persica_NCBIv2, whole genome shotgun sequence:
CAAGGAAATTGATTTCTGATAAATTGCCTCCTTTGACATCTAACTCCTCCAGATTTGGAAGCAATAAAGAGCCACAACTGTCAGGTGAAATGTTTATGTTAGCTGGAAGCATCGAAGGAACAGATTCTGCACTCTTTGAAACTTCGGAAGTCGACTGATTTGGAAATGCAACAAGTTTTGGGCATCCACGAAGGTAGAAAACCTTTAGTTGTTTCATGTCATAAATGCTGCCTGGAAGATTTGTAAGGTTTTCACATCCAAGTAAAAGTAAAGTTTTCAGACCAGTGAGATATCCAATTGATGAAGGCAATTCTTTGATGGCAGTGTGTGATATATCCATCCATGTTAAAGATTCCATCTTTCCCACAATTTCAGGGAAATTCTCAAGCTTTTGACAGCCACTAAGATAGAAAGATTCAAGAGATTTCAAGTCAATACTTTTGAGAAGTATCGTAAGTTTACAACATCCTTTAAGACTCAAGCGAATAAGCTTTTTGAGGAATCCAACAGAAGGATCAACATGAACTAAACTTGTACAGCCATCTAGGTTCAAGAACTCTAAATTTGGAATTCCATAGAAGTTTGAGGTTTTTGTTAGGAACTGGCAGGTCTCCAAATTTATAGATTTCAGATTTGCAACCTCTACAAAGCAAAAAGGACCAATAAAAGGATCAAACAATAAGCATTGGTGAAACTTAAACcataattttacaaaaatagaATCTCTTGAAAAGTACAAACGGTATGAACAAATTTAAGCCATAAATCCCAAATATTAATAAACTCTTGAAAATACCAGGGgatgaaaataatttgaattaccTTGAGTCCTTCTCCAAGTTGTGACAAGCGGCTACATGGCATATTAAGTTCAACAAGTTTCCTTGGATTGAAAGTAAATGGAAAAACTTGTAAAGGACATTCAGGCCAATGAAGGAACCTCAACTCATTAGAGAGATAATCCACATGATCACCAGAAAATCGTGCATTAACATTGATGAAAAGTCGAAGGTTTTTTATCTTTGAGAAGCTATCATCACTCAAGCATATGTCATCGGGTGTCAGACACTTTGCTATGATGCCTTTAACATTATTTGTTCCCTAGAGAAAGCAATAGTGTTAACAAACAAAGCTCTTTagcaaataaaaattcaagtgtagacacacacacacacacttacTGTTCCTTCTGTTAAAACACGATGAACATCCTCATGAAACCACACTCTGCTACGTTCACCAAGCTCATTTGGTGACTCTTGATGAACTATACCTCTACCCAATTCTTCTAGCAAGTCATGCatccaaattttgttttgttcaatATATATGAGGGCCTTTTCTACGAGTACTTCAATAGCATGCTTAGGCTTGAGGTCACAACCTTCCAGGATCGATATCACATTGTTCATATCTTTGCCTTTAAAGAAACATGCTATGTCTAGGAAAACTTCTTTCACCAAATCTTCCAGTGCATCATAGCTTATTTTGAGAGTTTTTTGAATGTCTGAGTGAAGAGCACCATCCAATGCATCATGCCACACATCAATGCTTCTACCACATGGATGTGAACCTAAAACCTTGAGAGCTAATGGAAGACCTCCAGCATAGTCCACCACAAATTCTGCAAGTTCCACATAATCATCATCCAAATTTCTAGTTCTTGTAAAACCATTCCAACTAAAGAAGAGATCAAGAGATTCatgataatttaatttctttgccTCGTAGATTATACTAACTCTATGACAAGTTAGCAAATGCTCTCTTGTTGTTATGATAATTCTACtgcccaaaccaaaccaatcgcACCCTCCAACTAAGTTGTTTGACTGGTCCAAATGATCCACATCATCAACAATTAAGAGAACCTTTTTACGACTCAACCTTTCCTTTATCACATTGATTCCTTTATC
Proteins encoded in this window:
- the LOC18766898 gene encoding TMV resistance protein N, coding for MSAVVDVWMSELAKLKDKVGAKKRLVFSSKGKQGEGDDEVEEPQQVLKEARKESSRMAETQRDLDSSTLSEPTVRLLMERFVPCRETEFIQNIVNEISLQVLNDTHINVAKYQVGIEARVQDLHKVLDVDGNDVRMVGIWGNGGIGKTTLAKAVYNSLAHMFEGSCFLENVRERSIPYGGLVDLQNLLLYEILRGKEIRVTSADKGINVIKERLSRKKVLLIVDDVDHLDQSNNLVGGCDWFGLGSRIIITTREHLLTCHRVSIIYEAKKLNYHESLDLFFSWNGFTRTRNLDDDYVELAEFVVDYAGGLPLALKVLGSHPCGRSIDVWHDALDGALHSDIQKTLKISYDALEDLVKEVFLDIACFFKGKDMNNVISILEGCDLKPKHAIEVLVEKALIYIEQNKIWMHDLLEELGRGIVHQESPNELGERSRVWFHEDVHRVLTEGTVSVCVCVYT